The Klebsiella africana sequence CCGGTCACCGGCGGCTATCCGATGCCCTCGATGGGCGCTTTCCTGCAACTGTTGCCGAAAGGGTTCCGCTCGCGAGTGGCGAAAACCACCGACAGCACCATCTACCACGTGGTGGAAGGCTGCGGTCAGGTGACGATTGGCGAACAAACCTTCGTCTTCCAGGCGAAAGATATCTTCGTGGTGCCGACCTGGCACGGCGTGTCGTTCAACGCCAGTGAAGAGTGCGTGTTATTCAGCTTCTCGGACCGTCCGGTACAGGAGGCCTTAGGCCTGTTCCGCGAAGCACGTTATTAATAATAAGGAAAACCACCATGACTCAATACGTTTTTGCTCCCCAGGCTCCCGTTAGCATCCCCGTCGTTGGCAGCGATGCGCAGTTCCCGGTACGCCGCGTGTATTGCGTGGGCCGTAATTATGCCGCTCACGCCCGGGAAATGGGCTTCGATCCCGATCGCGAGCCGCCGTTCTTCTTCTGCAAACCGGCGGATGCGGTGGTCCCGATCGCGGCGGGTGAAACGCTGGATCTACCGTATCCGGCGCAGACCGACAACTATCACTACGAGATTGAGCTGGTGGTCGCCATCGGCAAGGCGGGACGCGATATCCCGCTGGAGCAGGCGCAGGAATATATCTGGGGCTATGCTACGGGTCTCGACATGACCCGTCGCGATCGCCAGATGGAGATGCGCCAGATGGGGCGCCCGTGGGAAATTGGCAAAGCCTTCGATCTTTCTGCCCCCATCGCGCCGCTGCATAAAGCCGCCGATGTCGAGAATGTCAATCAGGCCGGAATTTGGCTGCAGGTCAATGGCGAGGATCATCAGCGCAGCGATATTCGCCATCTGATCTGGTCGGTGAATGAAACCATCAGCTACCTCTCGGGATTTTTCGAACTGCAGCCGGGCGATCTGATTTTTACCGGCACCCCGGAAGGCGTTGGCGCGGTGGTGAAGGGAGATGTGATCACCGGCAATGTCGACGGACTGACGCCTGTTGCCGTTCGCGTAGTGTGAGGTGAGCGATGAAGCTGTACAGTTTTTTTAACAGCTCGGCCTCGTACCGGGTGCGCATCGCGTTGGCGCTGAAGGGCATCGATTATCAGAGCGTTGGGGTGAATATCCGCATCGGGGCGCAGAACGCGCTGGAGTACCGGCGGTTGAATCCGGTGGGACTGGTGCCAACGCTCATTACCGATGACGGGGAATCGCTGGGCCAGTCGTTGGCGATAATCGACTGGCTCGACCGTCATTATCCCCACAACCCGCTATTGCCCCTGCAGGATCCGGCGCGGATGCGGGTGCTGGAGATGGTCTACGCCATCGCCTGCGATATTCATCCGATTAATAACATGCGGGTGTTACGCTACCTGAGTGACGAGCTGAAGGTCAGCGAAGAGGAGAAACAGCGCTGGTACGCCCACTGGATCCAGCAGGGGTTGAGCGCGCTGGAGCAGTTACTGCGCCAGGCGAAATCCAGTGATTACTGCGTCGGCGATAGGCCGACGCTCGCCGACTGCTGCCTGGTGCCGCAGTGGGCCAATGCGCAGCGAATGGGGTGCGATCTGAGCCATTATCCGCGCTGCCAGGCGGTTTACGACGCCTGTACCCGGCTACCGGCTTTTATCGCCGCCGCGCCGGAAAATCAACAAGACAAAATTCCGGCCTAGGGAGGAGGGAACATGGCGAAAGTGACGCGAGCAATTATCGTCGGCGGCGGCATTGGCGGTGCGGCGACGGCGCTCTCTCTGGCGCGCCAGGGGATCAAAGTGATGCTGCTGGAAAAGGCGCATGAAATCGGCGAAATCGGTGCTGGTATCCAGCTGGGGCCGAATGCCTTTTCGGCACTGGATAGTCTGGGCGTCGGCGACGTGGCGCGCCAGCGGGCGGTGTTTACCGATCACATCACGATGATGGATGCGGTGAATGGGGAAGAGGTGGTGCGTATCGAGACCGGCCAGGCCTTCCGCGACCACTTTGGCGGCCCGTATGCGGTGATCCATCGGGTGGATATTCACGCCACTGTCTGGGAAGCCGCGCTAACCCATCCCGGCGTGGAATACCGAACTTCAACCCAGGTGGTGGATATTCGCCAGACCGCCGATGATGTGACGGTCTTTGATGACCAGGGCAACAGCTGGACCGCTGATATTCTGCTGGGCTGCGACGGTGTGAAGTCAGTGGTGCGTCAGAGTCTGCTCGGCGATGCGCCGCGGGTCACCGGCCACGTAGTATATCGGGCGGTGGTGGAAGCGGCTGACATGCCGGAAGACCTGCGGATTAACGCGCCGGTGCTGTGGGCCGGGCCGCACTGCCATCTGGTGCATTATCCGCTACGCGGCGGCAAACAGTACAACCTGGTGGTCACCTTCCACAGTCGGGAAAGCGAGGAGTGGGGCGTGCGGGACGGCAGCAAAGAGGAGGTGCTCTCCTACTTTAAAGGGATTCATCCGCGCCCGCGGCAGATGCTCGACAAACCTACCTCCTGGCGGCGCTGGTCTACTGCCGACCGCGAGCCGGTTGAGAAGTGGGGCAACGATCGCATTACCCTGGTTGGGGATGCCGCCCATCCGGTAGCGCAGTATATGGCGCAGGGCGCCTGCATGGCGCTGGAGGATGCGGTCACGATCGGTAAAGCGCTGCAGCAGTGTAACGGCGATGCCGCTCGCGCCTTCGCGCTGTATGAGTCGGTGCGTATTCCGCGTACCGCACGCATCGTCTGGTCGACTCGTGAAATGGGGCGGATTTATCACGCCGCGGGCGTCGAGCGGCAGGTGCGTAATCTGTTGTGGAAGGGCAAAACGCAGGATGAATTTTACCGCGGTATCGAATGGCTTTACGGCTGGAAAGAGGATAACTGCCTCGAACCGCGTTAAGGCCCTGCATTGAGCACTTTCAACCAGCGCCCGGAGGCGCTACCATAGCGCCTCTTTTTTTTCCGGGTAATGATATGCGTGTTCTACTGGCGCCGATGGAAGGTGTGCTCGATTCGCTGGTGCGCGAGCTGCTGACCGAGGTTAACGATTACGATCTGTGCATCACCGAATTTCTGCGCGTGGTGGACCAACTGCTGCCGGTAAAATCGTTCTACAGACTGTGCCCGGAGCTGCGTCACCACAGCCGCACCCCGTCCGGAACCCGCGTGCGCGTCCAGCTGCTGGGACAATATCCCGAGTGGCTGGCGGAAAACGCCGCCCGCGCGGTGGCGCTGGGTTCGTGGGGGGTGGATTTAAACTGCGGTTGTCCGTCGAAGCTGGTAAACGGCAGCGGCGGCGGGGCGACGCTGCTGAAAGATCCGGAGCTTATCTATCGAGGCGCGAAAGCCATGCGAGAGGCGGTTCCCGATCATCTGCCGGTGACGGTGAAAGTTCGTCTTGGCTGGGATAGCGGCGAACGGCGCTTCGAAATCGCCGACGCGGTGCAGCAGGCGGGGGCCAGCGAGCTGGTGGTTCACGGCCGCACCAAAGAAGATGGCTACAAAGCCGAACGCATCAACTGGCAGGCGATTGGCGAGATCCGCCAGCGTCTGACTATCCCGGTGGTCGCCAACGGTGAGATCTGGGACTGGCAAAGCGCCCAGGATTGCATGGCCGCCACCGGCTGTGATTCGGTGATGATTGGCCGCGGGGCGCTTAACGTGCCGAATCTTAGCCGGGTGATCAAATACAACGAACCGCGCATGCCGTGGCCGCAGGTGGTTCAGCTGTTGCAAAAATATACCCGCCTGGAAAAGCAGGGCGACACCGGTCTGTATCATGTGGCGAGAATTAAGCAGTGGTTAGGCTATTTACGCAAGGAATATACCGAGGCGCTGACTCTGTTTAATGAAATTCGCGCTCTGCAAACCTCAGCTGAAATAGCGGCGGCGATCGCCCGCTATTAAAATATTGTTATTTGCTTCACATATTATTACTTGCCTGCCTATTGCTGGTAGGCATGGGTTGAATAAAGTGATAATGTGCAGTCAATCAATTCAGGATTGCTACTGAACCCAGGCAAAACCTAAGCATTTTCGTCATTCGTGGCGCAAAGTGCTTAGGTTTTTTTTTGGCTAAAATTTAATGGTGGAAAAATAATGATGTAAAACAATTGGTTGTAATTAGGCTTTTCTCTGGCGCAGTCGCGGTTTTATTACCGATAGACGCCCCTTGCCATTCATTTTTAAAAAAAGAAAACAGGTAAATAAATAGCCTGGGGATCCCCTTTGTTTTTATTCAGTCACGGTGGATATCACAATGCATAATCAAAAAATAAATCAGCTACTAATCGGCGCGGCGCTGGCGGCAATGGTGCCTGCTGTGAGCGCCGCGGAAACGCCGGCGTGGAACGGCAGCGTGCTGGGGTTTGAAGCCGGGCAGCAAGGGCTGTTGGGCGATATGCTGGGCATTCGTCCGATCCTCGAAGAGAACGGCTTTAATTATAATCTCGGCTATCTTAACGAGATGGCCTACAACGCCGGCGGCGGTTATGACCATGATAAACACCTGGCCTATATTGACCAGGTGGCGCTGATCTTTACCCAGGATCTGGAGCGCTGGACCGGCATACCGGACGCCCGACTCGAAGGCAACATCGTCAACCGCAACCACGATGATAACCTCACCACGAAACGGCTGCAGGATCCGCGGGTGAGTTTCAACGATCTGTCGCAGGAGAGCTGGGGCGGCGGGTCGATTACCCGCCTTGGCTGGCTCACCTTTGCCCGCAGCTTTGACGACCGCCGCCTGACCTGGCGCATCGGCATGATGAACAAGGTGCAAACCTTCGACCAGATCATACCCTGCGATTTTCAGCTGCTGACCCAGTGCGGTGGTAAATCGGCCAACTCGCTGACCTGGAATAACTGGAACATTCACACCTGGGGCACCACCCTGGAATACAAGCTGACGCCGACGGTCACCCTGAAAGGCGGGGTGATGGAGCAAAACCCGCAGGCTACCGCGCGCAGCCACGCGTGGAGCTGGTCGACGCAAGGCAGCAAAGGTATCTTACTGCCGATGGAGATCGAAACCCGTCCGCTGATTAATGGCCTGCCGGGAGCCTATAACCTTGGCGTTGTCTGGACTAACGCGCCGCAGAGCGACCTCTACAGCGGTAAATCCGGCGGCGCCGGGGCGACCGATCCGCAAGGTTACGCCGAGCACGACAGCACCTGGTTTATGTACGCCGGCCTGAACCAGCAGATTACCCGCCACGCCGATGACCCGCTGCGGGGGATGAGCGTCTCGCTGAGCGGCAGTCTCAGCGACCAGCGCAGCAACTATATCCACTCCGCCGTCGCCGCCTCCATGCGCTACCGCGGGCTGTTTGACGCCCGCCCGGAGGACTGGATTGGCTTCGGCCTGACGTGGATCGACATGAGCAGCCACTACGCTCGTAACCAGCGCTATATGAACCAGCTCAGCGGCGCCACCGACTACAACGACCCGGCGTACCAGCCGGTCGCCGGTCATTCGCTGAACGGCGAGCTCTATTATCGCTTCCGCCCGGTCTCCTGGCTGGAGCTGCAGCCGGGCCTGCAGTACTGGCACCGTCCGGGCGGCGTCGCGCAGACCCAGGACGCGTGGGTGGTGGAGTGGAAAACCGTCGTGACCTTCTGATAGTCGCGATCTTAATCACGTTTTTTCACTTGTCAGGTTGAGCGCGCAGCAGAAGTTGTTACAGTGCGGGTGTTGGATTGCAACTGCTGCGGCAGGCAAAACCTGATCACCTGGCGTTTCGTCGGGGGTCAGGTTTTTTTGTTTCTGGGGTCTATATGCAAATCGCCAAAGTACTTAATAACAATGTGGTGGTGGTTCTTGACGAGCACCAGCGCGAACAGGTGGTGATGGGGCGAGGGCTGGCCTTTCAGAAACGCCCGGGCGACGTGCTGGATGACAGTAAAATTGAAAAAGTCTTCGCTTTACAAAGCGATGAGCTGGTTGGCCGCTTAGGCGAGCTGCTTAATCAGATACCGTTAGAAGTGATGACCACCTGTGACCGGATCATTGAGCTGGCCCGCGGGCGGCTGGGTAAGTTACAGGACAGTGTGTACATCACGTTAACGGATCACTGTCATTTTGCTATCGAGCGGCAGAAAAAGGGCATCGCACTGCGTAACGTCCTGCTGTGGGAGATTAAGCGGCTGTATCCGAAGGAGTTCGCGCTGGGCCAGGAGGCAAGGGCCATTATTGCCAAAAGGCTCGGCGTGGCGCTGGCGGAGGATGAAGCCGGATTTATCGCCCTGCATCTGGTGACGGCGCAGCTCAACAGCGAAATGCCGGAGGTCATGCACGTGACCCGGGTGATGCAGGAGATCCTGCAGCTGGTGAAGTATCAGTTGCAGCTGAACTACGACGAGGAGTCGCTGAGCTATCAGCGTTTCGTCACCCATCTGAAGTTTTTCGCCCAGCGGATGCTGACCCGCACGGTGGTGGAAGATGACGACGTCTCGCTGCACAGCGCGGTGAAAGATAACTACGCCAAAGCGTGGAAGTGTGCGGAAACGGTGGCGACGCATCTGCAAAAGCAGTATCAGCGGGCGCTGACCACCGAAGAGATTATGTTTCTTGCCATTCATATCGAACGGGTAAGAAAAGAGGGGCGTTAGTTTCCCCAACAAAACTGGATTGTTACTGCATGATGCAGGCAAAACCTGAGCGCGACGCCTACCGGCGTGGTTCTCGGGTTTTTTTATTTTTTACTACTCAGTCGCCGGTTGTCTGCGGGCAGCGGCAGTAAGGAAAAGAGCATGGAATATAAAGCACTCGCGCAGGATATTCTCAACCGCGTCGGCGGCAAAGAGAACATTGTGAGTCTGGTTCACTGTGCGACACGTCTGCGTTTTAAACTAAAGGATAACGGCAAAGCCGATGCCGAAGGGCTGAAGATGAATCCGGGCGTCATAATGGTGGTGGAGAGCGGTGGCCAGTTTCAGGTGGTGATTGGCAACCACGTTCACGACGTCTGGCTGGCGGTGCGTCAGGAGGCGGGGTTAGGCGACGACAGCGAACCGGTTGCCGAGGAAAAAGCGGCAAAAGGCTCGGTGTTAAGCCAGCTTATCGACATCATCTCCGGCATCTTTACGCCGTTTATCGGCGTGATGGCGGCAACCGGTCTGCTGAAAGGACTGCTGGCGCTGGCGGTGACCTGCGGCTGGCTCACGCCGGAGCAGGGGACCTATAAAATCTGGTTTGCCGCCAGCGACGCGCTGTTCTTTTTCTTCCCGCTGTTTCTTGGCTATACCGCCGGGAAGAAGTTTGGCGGTAATCCGTTTATCTCGATGGTGATTGGCGGGGCGTTAACCCACCCGCTGATGATTCAGGCCTTTGAGGCCAGCCAGGCGCCGGGCGCGGCGGTGGAGCATTTTCTCGGCATTCCGGTGACCTTTATTAACTACAGCTCGTCAGTGATCCCCATTATTCTCGCCTCATGGGTCTGCTGCTGGCTGGAGCGCAAGAGCAACGCGCTGCTGCCGTCATCGATGAAAAACTTCTTCACCCCGGCGATTTGCCTGGCGGTGGTGGTGCCGCTCACCTTCCTGGTGATTGGTCCGGTCGCTACCTGGCTGAGCCATCTGCTGGCCAATGGCTACCAGATCATTTATGCGTTTGCGCCATGGCTGGCGGGCGCGGTACTGGGCGCGATGTGGCAGGTGTGCGTTATTTTCGGCCTGCACTGGGGGCTGGTGCCGTTGATGATCAATAACATGACCGTGCTCGGCCACGACTCTATGCTGCCCATTATCCTTCCGGCGGTGATTGCTCAGGTGGGGGCCGTGCTCGGTATTTTCCTCGCCACTCGTGATGCGCGCCAGCGGGTGCTGGCTGGGTCAGCCTTCTCTGCCGGGCTGTTTGGCATCACTGAGCCGGCCATCTATGGCCTGACCCTGCCGCTGCGCCGTCCGTTTATCTTCGGCTGTGTCGCCGGGGCGATTGGCGGGGCGATCACCGCCTTTAGCAACAGTTATGCCTACTCGTTTGGCCTGCCAAATATCTTTTTCCCGGCGCAGATGATCCCACCCGGCGGGTTTGACGCCAGCGTCTGGGGCGGCCTGATCGGCACCGGCGTGGCTTTCGTTCTCGCCTGCGTGCTGACCTTCTTCGCCGGTCTGCCGCGTGCCACCGCCGCACAGGGTGCCGTGGCGGTAGCCCCGGCCTCGGCAAACGACATTCTGGCGCCGATGAGCGGCAGCGTCATCGCCCTCGATCAGGTGCCGGACAGCACCTTCGCCAGCGGCCTGCTCGGTAAAGGGGTCGCTATTATCCCGGCGGTGGGAAAAGTTATTGCGCCATTTTCGGGCGAAGTGGCCTCCCTGTTTCAGACTAAACACGCCATTGGCCTGCAGAGCGACAGCGGCATTGAACTGCTGATCCATGTCGGCATCGACACGGTCAAACTCGACGGCGTGCCGTTTACCGCGCACGTGAAAGAGGGGGACAGGGTGCAGGCCGGCGATCTGCTGATTGAGTTTGATCGTCAGGCGATTCTGGATGCCGGTTACGACCTGGCGACCCCGATCATTATCAGCAACAGCGACGACTACCGGGAGATTGATACGGTGGCGTCCAGCGCCGTCGAAGCCGGTCAACCGCTGTTGTCAGTCAGCCATTAATCACAGGAGCGAAAGATGAAAACATTCCCGGCGGATTTTTTATGGGGCGGCGCGACCGCAGCGAATCAGGTGGAAGGGGCATACCTGGAGGGGGGCAAAGGCTTATCTACCTCTGACGTGCAGCCGCACGGCGTGTTCGGCGAGGTGGTCGAACGCGTACCCGGCGACAGCGGTATTAAGGATGTGGCGATCGATTTTTACCATCGCTACCCGGAAGATATTGCCCTGTTTGCCGAGATGGGCTTCAACTGCCTGCGGGTGTCCATCGCCTGGACCCGTATCTACCCCAACGGCGATGACGCCGAGCCGAACGAAGCCGGCCTTGCCTTCTATGACAAGTTATTCGACGAGATGGCGAAGCACAACATCACCCCGCTGGTGACGCTGTCGCATTATGAAATGCCGTGGGCGCTGGTGAAAAACTACGGCGGCTGGGGTAGCCGGGAGGTGATTGGCTTCTTTGAGCGCTACGCCAGGACGGTGTTCAGCCGCTATAAAAATAAGGTCAAACTGTGGCTGACCTTTAACGAAATCAATATGTCGCTACATGCCCCGATGACTGGCGTCGGCCTGCCGGCCGGCAGCAGTAAAGGTGAGGTGTATCAGGCGATTCACCACCAGCTGGTGGCCAGCGCGCTGGCGGTCAAAGCCTGTCATGAGCTGGTGCCTGAGGGCAAAATCGGCAATATGCTACTCGGCGGGCTGATGTATCCCCTGAGCTGCAAACCGGAGGATGTGTTTGAGACGCTGCAGGAGAACCGCAGCTGGCAGTTCTTCGGCGACGTACAGGCGCGCGGCGCATACCCGGGCTATATGCTGCGCTTTTTCCGCGACAACGGCATCACGCTCACCATCACTGATGCCGATCGCGAGGCGCTGAAAACCACTGTCGATTTTATCTCCTTCAGCTATTACATGACCGGCTGCGTCACCGCCGATGAGGCGCTGAACCAGCAGGCGCGCGGCAATATTCTCAGCATGGT is a genomic window containing:
- a CDS encoding fumarylacetoacetate hydrolase family protein, giving the protein MTQYVFAPQAPVSIPVVGSDAQFPVRRVYCVGRNYAAHAREMGFDPDREPPFFFCKPADAVVPIAAGETLDLPYPAQTDNYHYEIELVVAIGKAGRDIPLEQAQEYIWGYATGLDMTRRDRQMEMRQMGRPWEIGKAFDLSAPIAPLHKAADVENVNQAGIWLQVNGEDHQRSDIRHLIWSVNETISYLSGFFELQPGDLIFTGTPEGVGAVVKGDVITGNVDGLTPVAVRVV
- the maiA gene encoding maleylacetoacetate isomerase, which codes for MKLYSFFNSSASYRVRIALALKGIDYQSVGVNIRIGAQNALEYRRLNPVGLVPTLITDDGESLGQSLAIIDWLDRHYPHNPLLPLQDPARMRVLEMVYAIACDIHPINNMRVLRYLSDELKVSEEEKQRWYAHWIQQGLSALEQLLRQAKSSDYCVGDRPTLADCCLVPQWANAQRMGCDLSHYPRCQAVYDACTRLPAFIAAAPENQQDKIPA
- a CDS encoding 3-hydroxybenzoate 6-monooxygenase gives rise to the protein MAKVTRAIIVGGGIGGAATALSLARQGIKVMLLEKAHEIGEIGAGIQLGPNAFSALDSLGVGDVARQRAVFTDHITMMDAVNGEEVVRIETGQAFRDHFGGPYAVIHRVDIHATVWEAALTHPGVEYRTSTQVVDIRQTADDVTVFDDQGNSWTADILLGCDGVKSVVRQSLLGDAPRVTGHVVYRAVVEAADMPEDLRINAPVLWAGPHCHLVHYPLRGGKQYNLVVTFHSRESEEWGVRDGSKEEVLSYFKGIHPRPRQMLDKPTSWRRWSTADREPVEKWGNDRITLVGDAAHPVAQYMAQGACMALEDAVTIGKALQQCNGDAARAFALYESVRIPRTARIVWSTREMGRIYHAAGVERQVRNLLWKGKTQDEFYRGIEWLYGWKEDNCLEPR
- the dusC gene encoding tRNA dihydrouridine(16) synthase DusC, with product MRVLLAPMEGVLDSLVRELLTEVNDYDLCITEFLRVVDQLLPVKSFYRLCPELRHHSRTPSGTRVRVQLLGQYPEWLAENAARAVALGSWGVDLNCGCPSKLVNGSGGGATLLKDPELIYRGAKAMREAVPDHLPVTVKVRLGWDSGERRFEIADAVQQAGASELVVHGRTKEDGYKAERINWQAIGEIRQRLTIPVVANGEIWDWQSAQDCMAATGCDSVMIGRGALNVPNLSRVIKYNEPRMPWPQVVQLLQKYTRLEKQGDTGLYHVARIKQWLGYLRKEYTEALTLFNEIRALQTSAEIAAAIARY
- a CDS encoding carbohydrate porin, translated to MHNQKINQLLIGAALAAMVPAVSAAETPAWNGSVLGFEAGQQGLLGDMLGIRPILEENGFNYNLGYLNEMAYNAGGGYDHDKHLAYIDQVALIFTQDLERWTGIPDARLEGNIVNRNHDDNLTTKRLQDPRVSFNDLSQESWGGGSITRLGWLTFARSFDDRRLTWRIGMMNKVQTFDQIIPCDFQLLTQCGGKSANSLTWNNWNIHTWGTTLEYKLTPTVTLKGGVMEQNPQATARSHAWSWSTQGSKGILLPMEIETRPLINGLPGAYNLGVVWTNAPQSDLYSGKSGGAGATDPQGYAEHDSTWFMYAGLNQQITRHADDPLRGMSVSLSGSLSDQRSNYIHSAVAASMRYRGLFDARPEDWIGFGLTWIDMSSHYARNQRYMNQLSGATDYNDPAYQPVAGHSLNGELYYRFRPVSWLELQPGLQYWHRPGGVAQTQDAWVVEWKTVVTF
- the bglG gene encoding transcriptional antiterminator BglG, which gives rise to MQIAKVLNNNVVVVLDEHQREQVVMGRGLAFQKRPGDVLDDSKIEKVFALQSDELVGRLGELLNQIPLEVMTTCDRIIELARGRLGKLQDSVYITLTDHCHFAIERQKKGIALRNVLLWEIKRLYPKEFALGQEARAIIAKRLGVALAEDEAGFIALHLVTAQLNSEMPEVMHVTRVMQEILQLVKYQLQLNYDEESLSYQRFVTHLKFFAQRMLTRTVVEDDDVSLHSAVKDNYAKAWKCAETVATHLQKQYQRALTTEEIMFLAIHIERVRKEGR
- a CDS encoding glycoside hydrolase family 1 protein; the encoded protein is MKTFPADFLWGGATAANQVEGAYLEGGKGLSTSDVQPHGVFGEVVERVPGDSGIKDVAIDFYHRYPEDIALFAEMGFNCLRVSIAWTRIYPNGDDAEPNEAGLAFYDKLFDEMAKHNITPLVTLSHYEMPWALVKNYGGWGSREVIGFFERYARTVFSRYKNKVKLWLTFNEINMSLHAPMTGVGLPAGSSKGEVYQAIHHQLVASALAVKACHELVPEGKIGNMLLGGLMYPLSCKPEDVFETLQENRSWQFFGDVQARGAYPGYMLRFFRDNGITLTITDADREALKTTVDFISFSYYMTGCVTADEALNQQARGNILSMVPNPHLASSEWGWQIDPLGLRTLLNVLWDRYQKPLFIVENGLGAKDKVEADGSINDDYRISYLNDHLVQAREAIDDGVELMGFTSWGPIDLVSASKAELSKRYGFIYVDRHDDGTGTLARSKKKSFDWYKEVIASRGASLKA